The nucleotide sequence GTCCCGTTTGATGTGCGGGTCGTCCAGGCCCGTGAAGGCGATCTCGTGGCCGTCGATTTTCAGCCGGCCGCGGGTGTTGGTCAGGCCCACCCAGCCAGCCGCGTCGAACGCGTCGCGCATCGGCTCCCACGGGTTGTGGATCGCGTGGACCGCCGGGGGGTTGCCGTTCAGGCCGTGGCTGCCCTGGGCCTTCTCGAAGAGGTAGCGGGCGGGGTTGCGGAGCTTCGGGCCGTAGTAGTCGTTCGAGCCGAAGACGTAGACGCCCGGCAGCTCCAGCAGCGGCCCCAGCGCGTCCAGGACCTCCGGGACGCCGTCCGGGTCCGAGAGGTTGTCGCCCGTGTTCACGACGAAGTCCGGGCGCAGCCCCGCCAGCGACTGGAGCCAGCGCCGTTTCTTGCCCTGGCCGCTCACCATGTGGATGTCGGAGACCTGCAGCACCCGGATGTCGTGCATGCCGCGCGGCAGTACGGGTACGGTCACCCGCCGCAGCCGGAACGAGCGGACTTCGAATCCGGCGGCGTAGGCGATACCCGCCGCGCCGACCGCCGCGATGGACAGAGGTACTCCGTAGCGTGCGCGCATGCGCCCATCGTCGCAGACGCCGCAGGGCTCGGAAATCCGGGCGGGCCGGTAATCGCACCTGCCACACTTGGCCGTATGACCAGCCTCAAGTCCAAGCTGCACGACGACCTCACCGACTCCATCAGGGCGCGTGACGAGCTGCGCTCCGCCACGCTCCGGCTGACCCTGTCCGCCATCACGAAGGAGGAGGTCTCGGGCAAGACAGCCCGTGAGCTC is from Streptomyces sp. NBC_00370 and encodes:
- a CDS encoding metallophosphoesterase, giving the protein MRARYGVPLSIAAVGAAGIAYAAGFEVRSFRLRRVTVPVLPRGMHDIRVLQVSDIHMVSGQGKKRRWLQSLAGLRPDFVVNTGDNLSDPDGVPEVLDALGPLLELPGVYVFGSNDYYGPKLRNPARYLFEKAQGSHGLNGNPPAVHAIHNPWEPMRDAFDAAGWVGLTNTRGRLKIDGHEIAFTGLDDPHIKRDRYEHVAGGPDEAADLSIAVVHAPYLRALDAFTADGYPLILAGHTHGGQLCVPFYGALVTNCDLDTARVKGLSTHTTAGHTAHLHVSAGCGTNRYTPLRFACPPEATLLTLTARP